One Rhododendron vialii isolate Sample 1 chromosome 2a, ASM3025357v1 genomic region harbors:
- the LOC131317552 gene encoding uncharacterized protein LOC131317552 — MFPSSLGKVALSWFHKLAPRSIRGWRQLAEEFTARFLTSRRAPKTFESLSTMKQAESEPIRDYAKKYWETFNEIESCSEEYAIATFKTGLPVRGKLRRSLNMHLVATLAKLMERIEQHARMEDDILREDGRIIAEQTKASVKKVDKPEPKTYRERKEYG, encoded by the coding sequence atgttcccttCGAGTCTCGGGAAGGTGGCCCTATCTTGGTTCCATaaattggccccacgatccatacgaggatggaggcagttggccgaggagtTCACTGcccggttcttgacaagcagaagagCCCCGAAAACGTTCGAAAGCCTTTCCACTATGAAACAAGCGGAAAGTGAGCCGATCAGAGATTACGCtaaaaagtactgggagactttcaacgagattgagaGCTGCAGTGAAGAATATGCGATTGCAACCTTCAAGACTggcttgcctgttcggggaaAGTTGCGCCGGTCTTTGAATATGCATCTGGTAGCAACGTTGGCCAAACTAATGGAGCGAATTGaacaacacgccagaatggaggatgacatactccgggagGATGGCAGGATTATTGCCGAACAGACAAAGGCATCTGTTAagaaagtggataagccagagcccaagacttacagaGAAAGAAAGGAGTATGGGTAG